Proteins found in one Lycium ferocissimum isolate CSIRO_LF1 chromosome 6, AGI_CSIRO_Lferr_CH_V1, whole genome shotgun sequence genomic segment:
- the LOC132060983 gene encoding aquaporin TIP1-2-like, which translates to MPISRIFIGSLKEAAHPDTLKAALAEFISMLIYVFAAEGFAASSRLTSGDLQAQLIAAAINHAFALVAVVSVAANISGGHVNPAVTFGAFMGGHITLCRTILYWIAQLLGSVVACLLLKYSVVGVEVSPFAPTPRNAVVFEIVTTFVLVYTIYATKIDPKRSNSSVIIAPVAIGFIVGANILSGGAFYGAAMNPAAPFGQAMVSWTWNNHWVYWLGTFVGAAIASLVYEIIFIPKNTDHEKLPISIRRANFIEGDSIDSLRQKLIPC; encoded by the coding sequence atgccgatttcaagaattttcattgGAAGTTTGAAAGAGGCTGCCCATCCTGATACCCTCAAGGCTGCATTAGCTGAATTCATTTCCATGCTTATTTATGTTTTTGCCGCTGAAGGCTTTGCCGCATCATCCCGGTTGACGAGCGGCGATTTGCAAGCCCAGCTGATTGCGGCAGCGATAAACCATGCATTTGCTCTTGTCGCTGTAGTTTCAGTGGCGGCAAACATATCTGGAGGTCATGTAAATCCTGCTGTCACATTTGGTGCCTTTATGGGAGGTCACATAACCTTATGCAGGACTATTTTGTATTGGATTGCTCAATTGCTTGGATCTGTCGTGGCTTGCTTGCTTCTCAAGTATTCTGTTGTTGGTGTGGAAGTATCACCATTCGCTCCAACACCACGCAATGCAGTTGTTTTTGAGATAGTGACGACATTTGTTCTTGTTTACACTATTTATGCAACTAAAATTGACCCCAAGAGGAGTAACTCGAGTGTCATAATTGCCCCAGTTGCAATTGGTTTCATTGTTGGTGCCAACATCTTGTCTGGTGGTGCTTTTTACGGTGCAGCAATGAATCCGGCTGCGCCCTTTGGTCAAGCAATGGTTAGCTGGACATGGAACAACCACTGGGTTTACTGGCTCGGTACATTCGTCGGTGCTGCAATTGCTTCTTTGGTCTATGAAATCATCTTCATTCCCAAGAACACTGATCACGAGAAGCTACCTATTAGTATCCGCAGAGCCAACTTCATTGAAGGAGATTCCATTGACTCCCTTCGTCAAAAACTGATACCATGCTAA